The following proteins are co-located in the Streptomyces sp. DT2A-34 genome:
- a CDS encoding ABC transporter ATP-binding protein has translation MAAQQGWARRLWGYAWRYPKDVILALGSSLGGMAVMAIVPLITKVIIDDVIGDHSRSMAVWAGLLIAAALAVYVLTYIRRYYGGRLALDVQHDLRTEMFGTITRLDGRRQDELSTGQVVGRATSDLQLIQGLLFMLPMTIGNFALFLISLVVMAWLSLPLTLVALAVAPALWWIAGRSRTKLHPATWYAQAQAAAVAGVVDGAVSGVRVVKGFGQEEQETGKLREVSRRLFAGRLRTIRFNSRYTPALQAVPALGQVAMLALGGWLAVRGHITLGTFVAFSTYLAQLVGPVRMLALVLTVGQQARAGTERVLELIDTEPSIKDGTKTLPADAPATVEFDDVSFGYDDASGKTRPVLDGLSFVIQPGETLAVVGSSGSGKSTVSLLLPRFYDVTRGAVLVGGHDVRELTFDSLRAAIGLVPEDSFLFSDTVRNNIAYGRPDATEEEIRKAAGAAQADRFIAELPDGYDTKVGEHGLTLSGGQRQRVALARAILTDPRLLVLDDATSAVDARVEHEIHEALRHVMEGRTTLLIAHRRSTLNLADRIAVLDAGRLADIGTHEELQERSALYRRLLTDPDELGGVSPGHVQPASPREDSSVRDELDAEFDAERGVTPRLWTGDRERKDLALTESPATPELLAQVEALPPAADTPDIDEAGAVRPEESYGLKRLLRGFGRPLLISLGLVAVDAGMGLLLPILIRHGIDSGVTQAALGAVWAASLLALLAVTAQWAAQVGETRMTGRTGERVLYSLRLKIFAQLQRLGLDYYERELTGRIMTRMTTDVDALSTFLQTGLVTAFVSVVTFFGIMVALLVLDLQLALVVFATLPPLIVATYFFRRASVKAYELARERVSLVNADLQESVSGLRIVQAFRRERDGGARFAERSDSYRQARIRGQWLISIYFPFVQFLSSAAAAAVLIAGGARIDDATLTTGALVAYLLYIDLFFAPVQQLSQVFDGYQQATVSLGRIQELLREPTSTKAADEPLEVLSLRGEVAFEDVHFKYGDEEEALSGIDLRIPAGQTVAFVGETGAGKSTLVKLVARFYDPTGGRVTVDGTDLRSLDLTSYRHRLGVVPQEAYLFQGTVRDAIAYGRPDATDAEVEAAARAVGAHEMIATLDGGYLHEVAERGRNLSAGQRQLIALARAELVDPDILLLDEATAALDLATEAQVNQATDRLAGRRTTLVVAHRLTTAARADRVVVMDHGEVAEDGTHEELLARGGRYARLWRVFVGQSEPEEPVGASR, from the coding sequence GTGGCAGCGCAGCAGGGGTGGGCGAGACGACTGTGGGGCTACGCGTGGCGCTACCCCAAGGATGTGATCCTCGCCCTCGGCTCCTCGCTCGGCGGTATGGCCGTGATGGCGATCGTCCCGCTGATCACGAAGGTGATCATCGACGACGTCATCGGCGACCACAGCCGCAGCATGGCCGTCTGGGCGGGCCTGCTGATCGCCGCCGCGCTCGCTGTCTACGTCCTCACCTACATCCGCCGCTACTACGGCGGCCGCCTCGCCCTCGACGTCCAGCACGATCTGCGCACGGAGATGTTCGGGACGATCACCCGGCTCGACGGGCGGCGGCAGGACGAGCTGTCCACCGGGCAGGTCGTCGGGCGGGCCACCAGCGACCTCCAGCTGATCCAGGGCCTGCTCTTCATGCTCCCGATGACCATCGGGAACTTCGCGCTCTTCCTGATATCCCTGGTCGTCATGGCGTGGCTGTCGCTGCCGCTCACGCTCGTCGCCCTCGCCGTGGCACCCGCGCTGTGGTGGATCGCGGGGCGCAGCCGCACCAAGCTGCACCCGGCCACCTGGTACGCCCAGGCCCAGGCCGCCGCCGTCGCCGGCGTGGTCGACGGGGCCGTCAGCGGCGTGCGCGTGGTGAAGGGGTTCGGTCAGGAGGAGCAGGAGACCGGGAAGCTCAGGGAGGTCAGCCGGCGGCTCTTCGCGGGGCGGCTGCGCACCATCCGGTTCAACTCCAGGTACACCCCGGCGCTCCAGGCCGTGCCGGCGCTCGGCCAGGTCGCCATGCTCGCGCTCGGCGGGTGGCTGGCGGTCCGCGGGCACATCACCCTGGGCACTTTCGTCGCCTTCTCCACCTACCTCGCCCAGCTGGTCGGGCCGGTCCGGATGCTCGCCCTGGTCCTCACGGTGGGGCAGCAGGCCCGCGCGGGCACCGAGCGCGTCCTCGAACTGATCGACACCGAGCCGTCGATCAAGGACGGCACCAAGACGCTGCCCGCCGACGCGCCCGCGACCGTCGAGTTCGACGACGTTTCGTTCGGATACGACGACGCCTCCGGCAAGACCCGTCCCGTCCTCGACGGGCTCTCCTTCGTGATCCAGCCCGGCGAGACCCTCGCCGTCGTCGGCTCCTCCGGCTCCGGCAAGTCCACCGTCTCCCTCCTCCTCCCGCGCTTCTACGACGTCACGCGCGGCGCCGTCCTCGTCGGCGGCCACGACGTCCGCGAGCTGACCTTCGACTCGCTGCGGGCCGCGATCGGGCTGGTGCCCGAGGACTCCTTCCTCTTCTCGGACACGGTCCGCAACAACATCGCGTACGGCCGCCCCGACGCGACCGAGGAGGAGATCCGTAAAGCCGCCGGCGCCGCCCAGGCCGACCGCTTCATCGCCGAGCTCCCCGACGGTTACGACACCAAGGTCGGCGAGCACGGCCTCACCCTCTCCGGAGGCCAGCGTCAGCGCGTCGCGCTCGCCCGCGCGATCCTCACCGACCCCCGACTCCTCGTCCTCGACGACGCGACCTCGGCGGTGGACGCCCGGGTCGAGCACGAGATCCACGAGGCGCTGAGGCACGTCATGGAGGGCCGGACGACTCTGCTGATCGCCCACCGGCGCTCCACCCTCAACCTCGCCGACCGCATCGCCGTCCTCGACGCCGGCCGCCTCGCCGACATCGGCACGCACGAGGAACTCCAGGAGCGGTCCGCCCTCTACCGCCGCCTCCTCACCGACCCCGACGAACTCGGCGGCGTCTCACCCGGCCACGTCCAGCCCGCCTCCCCCCGGGAGGACAGCTCCGTACGCGACGAACTGGACGCCGAGTTCGACGCCGAACGCGGGGTGACGCCGAGGCTGTGGACCGGCGACCGCGAGCGCAAGGACCTGGCGCTGACCGAGTCCCCGGCCACCCCCGAGCTCCTCGCCCAGGTGGAGGCGTTGCCCCCGGCGGCCGACACCCCCGACATCGACGAGGCCGGTGCGGTCCGGCCGGAGGAGTCGTACGGCCTGAAACGGCTGCTACGGGGCTTCGGGCGCCCGCTGCTGATCAGCCTCGGCCTCGTCGCCGTGGACGCCGGCATGGGACTGCTGCTCCCGATCCTGATCCGGCACGGCATCGACTCGGGCGTCACGCAGGCCGCCCTCGGCGCGGTCTGGGCGGCCTCCCTGCTCGCCCTGCTCGCCGTCACGGCCCAGTGGGCGGCGCAGGTCGGCGAGACCCGCATGACCGGGCGCACCGGCGAGCGCGTCCTGTACTCCCTCCGTCTGAAGATCTTCGCCCAGCTCCAGCGGCTCGGACTCGACTACTACGAGCGGGAGTTGACCGGCCGGATCATGACGAGGATGACGACGGACGTCGACGCGCTGTCGACCTTCCTTCAGACGGGCCTGGTCACCGCCTTCGTCTCCGTCGTCACCTTCTTCGGCATCATGGTCGCCCTGCTGGTGCTCGACCTTCAGCTCGCGCTCGTCGTCTTCGCGACGCTGCCGCCGCTGATCGTCGCGACGTACTTCTTCCGTCGGGCGAGCGTGAAGGCGTACGAACTCGCCCGGGAGCGTGTGTCGTTGGTCAACGCCGACCTGCAGGAGTCGGTGTCGGGGCTGCGGATCGTGCAGGCCTTCCGGCGCGAGCGGGACGGCGGCGCGCGGTTCGCCGAGCGCAGCGACAGCTACCGCCAGGCCCGTATCCGGGGCCAGTGGCTGATCTCGATCTACTTCCCCTTCGTGCAGTTCCTGTCGTCGGCGGCCGCGGCGGCGGTGCTGATCGCGGGCGGGGCCCGGATCGACGACGCGACGCTGACGACCGGTGCGCTGGTGGCGTACCTGCTCTACATCGACCTGTTCTTCGCCCCGGTCCAGCAGCTCTCCCAGGTCTTCGACGGCTACCAGCAGGCCACGGTCTCGCTCGGCCGGATCCAGGAACTGCTCCGGGAGCCGACGTCGACGAAGGCGGCCGACGAGCCGCTGGAGGTGCTGTCGCTGCGGGGCGAAGTCGCCTTCGAGGACGTGCACTTCAAGTACGGCGACGAGGAGGAGGCACTCAGCGGCATCGACCTGCGCATACCCGCCGGGCAGACGGTGGCCTTCGTCGGCGAGACCGGCGCGGGCAAGTCGACCCTCGTCAAGCTGGTCGCCCGCTTCTACGACCCGACCGGCGGACGGGTCACCGTCGACGGCACGGACCTGCGCTCCCTGGACCTCACGTCGTACCGGCACCGGCTCGGCGTCGTCCCGCAGGAGGCGTACCTCTTCCAGGGCACCGTCCGGGACGCCATCGCCTACGGCCGCCCGGACGCGACGGACGCCGAGGTCGAGGCCGCCGCCCGGGCGGTGGGCGCCCACGAGATGATCGCGACCCTCGACGGCGGCTACCTCCACGAGGTCGCCGAGCGCGGCCGCAACCTCTCCGCCGGGCAACGCCAGCTGATCGCCCTGGCCCGCGCCGAGTTGGTCGACCCCGACATCCTGCTCCTCGACGAGGCGACGGCCGCGCTGGACCTGGCCACGGAGGCCCAGGTCAACCAGGCCACGGACCGGCTCGCGGGCCGCCGGACGACACTGGTGGTCGCCCACCGTCTGACCACGGCCGCGCGGGCGGACCGGGTCGTCGTGATGGACCACGGTGAGGTCGCCGAGGACGGTACGCACGAGGAGTTGTTGGCGCGGGGCGGGCGGTATGCGCGGTTGTGGCGGGTGTTCGTGGGGCAGTCCGAGCCGGAGGAGCCGGTCGGGGCGTCCCGATAG
- the aroA gene encoding 3-phosphoshikimate 1-carboxyvinyltransferase, which yields MSAVDIPGSKSITARALFLAAAADGVTTLVRPLRSDDTEGFAEGLTRLGYRVGRTPDTWQVDGRPQGPAVAEADVYCRDGATTARFLPTLAATGHGTYRFDASPQMRRRPLGPLSSALRDLGVDLRHEEKEGHHPLTVTAAGVEGGEVTLDAGQSSQYLTALLLLGPLTRKGLRITVTDLVSVPYVEITIAMMRAFGVEVRREGDVFVVPPGGYRATTYAVEPDASTASYFFAAAAVTGGEVTVRGLGEGALQGDLGFVDVLRRMGAEVESGADGTTVRGTGELRGITVNMRDISDTMPTLAALAPFASGPVRIEDVANTRVKECDRLEACAENLRRLGVQVATGPDWIEIQPGTPAASGARIKSYGDHRIVMSFAVTGLRVPGISFDDPGCVRKTFPGFHEEFGALRARL from the coding sequence ATGTCCGCAGTCGACATCCCCGGTTCCAAGTCCATCACCGCCCGCGCCCTCTTCCTGGCCGCCGCGGCCGACGGTGTCACCACCCTCGTAAGGCCGCTGCGCTCCGACGACACGGAGGGCTTCGCCGAGGGGCTGACCCGGCTCGGCTACCGCGTGGGCCGGACCCCGGACACCTGGCAGGTCGACGGCCGCCCGCAGGGCCCCGCGGTCGCGGAGGCGGACGTCTACTGCCGCGACGGCGCGACGACGGCCCGCTTCCTGCCGACGCTGGCCGCGACCGGCCACGGCACCTACCGCTTCGACGCCTCGCCCCAGATGCGCCGCCGCCCCCTGGGACCTTTGAGTTCGGCCCTGCGCGACCTGGGCGTGGACCTGCGGCACGAGGAGAAGGAGGGCCACCACCCGCTGACGGTCACGGCGGCCGGCGTCGAGGGCGGGGAGGTGACGCTGGACGCGGGACAGTCGTCGCAGTACCTGACGGCGCTGTTGCTGCTCGGGCCGTTGACCCGGAAGGGCCTGCGCATCACCGTCACCGACCTCGTCTCGGTGCCGTACGTGGAGATCACCATCGCGATGATGCGGGCGTTCGGGGTGGAGGTACGGCGGGAGGGGGACGTCTTCGTGGTGCCGCCGGGCGGCTACCGCGCCACGACCTACGCGGTGGAGCCGGACGCGTCGACCGCGAGCTACTTCTTCGCGGCGGCGGCTGTCACGGGCGGCGAGGTGACGGTCCGCGGGCTGGGCGAGGGCGCCCTGCAGGGGGACCTGGGCTTCGTGGACGTACTGCGGCGCATGGGCGCGGAAGTCGAGAGCGGCGCGGACGGCACGACGGTCCGCGGAACCGGCGAACTGCGCGGCATCACGGTCAACATGCGGGACATCTCCGACACGATGCCGACACTCGCCGCCCTCGCGCCCTTCGCCTCCGGGCCGGTGCGGATCGAGGACGTGGCGAACACCCGGGTGAAGGAGTGCGACCGGCTGGAGGCGTGCGCGGAGAATCTGCGGCGGCTGGGGGTGCAGGTGGCGACGGGCCCGGACTGGATCGAGATCCAGCCGGGTACGCCTGCCGCGAGCGGGGCGCGGATCAAGTCGTACGGCGACCACCGCATCGTCATGTCCTTCGCGGTGACCGGGCTGCGGGTGCCCGGTATTTCGTTCGACGACCCCGGGTGCGTACGGAAGACTTTCCCGGGCTTCCACGAGGAGTTCGGGGCGCTGCGCGCGAGGTTGTGA
- a CDS encoding glycoside hydrolase family 3 protein: MPDTSTGSTGSTGNTATPSRRTVLAATAGVTTALAVGGTAHAGAPDDRKLRALIARMTLPEKVGQLFVTRVYGHSATAPDQADIDANLKELGVRTAAELIAGYRVGGIIYFTWAHNTRDPHQIADLSNGIQKASLTQPRGLPVLVSTDQEHGIVCRVGEPATLFPGAMAIGAGGSRADARTLGRIAGRELEALGIRQNYSPVADVNVNPANPVIGVRSFGAEPAAVAGLVAAEVAGYQRSRQVAATAKHFPGHGDTAVDSHYGFPVITHTREQWDELDAPPFRAAVRAGIDSIMTAHIMVPALDDSGDPATLSHPILTGILREELGYDGVVVTDSLGMEGVRTKYGDDRVPVLALKAGVDQLLNPPSLDIAWNAVLKAVQGGELTEARLDESILRILRLKAKLRLFEEPYVSQDGVDRNVGTPSHLATADRIAERTTTLLVNEGSVLPLSRRAHPKVLVVGADPASPSGTTGPPTGVLAAALTDLGFTATALSTGTAPSADTIARAVTAARAADAVVVGTYNVTASSTQKTLVGQLLATGRPVVAVAIRNPYDVAHLPAVPAYLAAYSWTDVELRAAARVIAGRVAPRGRLPVPVQRADDPTRVLYPIGHGLSYGSGWRP, encoded by the coding sequence GTGCCCGACACCAGCACGGGGAGCACAGGAAGCACGGGAAACACCGCGACCCCTTCAAGACGTACGGTCCTCGCGGCCACCGCCGGCGTCACCACCGCCCTGGCCGTCGGCGGCACCGCCCACGCCGGCGCCCCGGACGACAGGAAACTGCGCGCCCTCATCGCCCGGATGACCCTGCCGGAGAAGGTCGGCCAGCTCTTCGTCACGCGGGTCTACGGCCACTCCGCGACCGCCCCCGACCAGGCCGACATCGACGCCAACCTCAAGGAGCTCGGCGTCCGCACAGCCGCCGAGCTGATCGCCGGATACCGCGTGGGCGGCATCATCTACTTCACCTGGGCGCACAACACCCGCGACCCCCATCAGATCGCCGACCTCTCCAACGGCATCCAGAAGGCGTCCCTCACCCAGCCCCGCGGCCTGCCGGTCCTCGTCTCCACCGACCAGGAGCACGGCATCGTCTGCCGCGTCGGTGAGCCCGCCACCCTCTTCCCGGGCGCCATGGCCATCGGTGCGGGCGGCTCGCGCGCCGACGCCCGCACCCTCGGCCGGATCGCCGGTCGGGAACTCGAAGCGCTCGGCATCCGGCAGAACTACTCCCCCGTGGCCGACGTGAACGTCAACCCCGCCAACCCCGTCATCGGCGTCCGCTCCTTCGGCGCCGAACCGGCCGCGGTGGCCGGCCTGGTCGCCGCCGAGGTGGCCGGATACCAGCGGTCGCGGCAAGTGGCCGCCACCGCCAAGCACTTCCCGGGCCACGGCGACACCGCCGTCGACAGCCACTACGGCTTCCCGGTCATCACGCACACCCGCGAGCAGTGGGACGAGCTGGACGCGCCGCCCTTCCGGGCCGCCGTCCGTGCCGGCATCGACTCGATCATGACCGCGCACATCATGGTCCCGGCCCTCGACGACTCCGGCGACCCGGCCACCCTCTCCCACCCGATCCTCACCGGCATCCTGCGCGAGGAACTGGGCTACGACGGGGTCGTGGTGACCGACTCACTCGGCATGGAGGGCGTACGGACGAAGTACGGCGACGACCGCGTTCCCGTCCTCGCGCTCAAGGCGGGCGTGGACCAGCTCCTCAACCCGCCCTCCCTCGACATCGCGTGGAACGCGGTCCTGAAGGCCGTCCAGGGCGGCGAGTTGACCGAGGCGCGGCTCGACGAGTCGATCCTGCGGATCCTGCGGCTGAAGGCGAAGCTGCGGCTGTTCGAGGAGCCGTACGTCAGCCAGGACGGGGTCGACCGCAACGTCGGCACCCCGTCCCACCTGGCGACCGCCGACCGCATCGCCGAGCGGACGACGACCCTGCTGGTCAACGAGGGCTCAGTGCTCCCGCTGTCACGCCGGGCCCACCCCAAGGTCCTCGTCGTCGGCGCCGACCCGGCCTCCCCGTCCGGCACGACGGGACCACCGACCGGCGTGCTCGCCGCCGCCCTCACCGACCTGGGCTTCACGGCGACCGCCCTGTCCACGGGTACGGCGCCCTCCGCCGACACCATCGCCCGGGCCGTGACGGCGGCCCGGGCGGCGGACGCGGTGGTGGTCGGGACGTACAACGTCACGGCGAGCAGTACGCAGAAGACGCTGGTCGGGCAACTCCTCGCGACGGGGCGGCCGGTGGTGGCGGTCGCGATCCGCAACCCGTACGACGTCGCCCATCTGCCCGCAGTCCCCGCCTACTTGGCCGCGTACTCCTGGACCGACGTCGAGCTGCGGGCGGCCGCGCGGGTGATCGCCGGACGGGTGGCACCGCGCGGGAGGCTGCCGGTGCCGGTGCAGCGGGCGGACGATCCGACGCGGGTGCTGTACCCGATCGGACACGGGCTGTCGTACGGGAGCGGCTGGCGGCCGTAG
- a CDS encoding GNAT family N-acetyltransferase, whose product MSFKLVGPVLEGALVRLEPLGHRHAADLAVAAEEDRGTYAFTWVPRAHEVGDYVDAQLARAATGRLAPYAQVSVASGRAVGATSYWEPRHWLSDDRLDAIEVGFTWLARSAQGTGVNAEAKLLLFRHAFEEWGVSRVDLKTDARNERSRAAIESVGARFEGVLRNWSRSWAPGEEGRLRDSAIFSITAEEWPQCRGRLEKRVASRSCRA is encoded by the coding sequence GTGAGCTTCAAGCTGGTGGGGCCGGTCCTGGAGGGCGCGCTGGTGCGCCTGGAGCCGCTGGGGCATCGGCATGCGGCGGATCTGGCGGTGGCGGCGGAGGAGGACCGGGGCACCTACGCGTTCACGTGGGTGCCTAGGGCCCATGAGGTCGGCGACTACGTCGACGCGCAACTCGCCCGCGCGGCGACGGGGCGGCTGGCGCCCTACGCGCAGGTCTCCGTCGCCTCGGGCCGGGCGGTGGGCGCCACCTCCTACTGGGAGCCGCGCCACTGGCTCTCCGACGACCGACTCGACGCCATAGAGGTCGGCTTCACCTGGCTCGCCCGCTCGGCGCAGGGCACGGGCGTGAACGCCGAGGCCAAGCTGCTCCTCTTCCGGCACGCCTTCGAGGAGTGGGGCGTGTCCCGGGTGGACCTGAAGACGGACGCCCGCAACGAGCGCTCCCGCGCGGCCATCGAGAGTGTGGGGGCCCGCTTCGAGGGGGTGCTGCGCAACTGGTCCCGTTCCTGGGCGCCGGGGGAGGAGGGGCGGCTGCGTGACTCCGCGATCTTCTCGATCACGGCGGAGGAGTGGCCGCAGTGCCGGGGCCGGCTGGAGAAGCGGGTGGCCTCGCGCTCTTGCCGCGCGTGA